A single region of the Amphiura filiformis chromosome 7, Afil_fr2py, whole genome shotgun sequence genome encodes:
- the LOC140156362 gene encoding uncharacterized protein, whose product MSTGTSIIGHNRDDRGLIRNSAFDTLLVEYDVTFDQIDALVSLSSHCQQQLTYDCYGSTMWDTTNDPYGHVGFWQSDTGGVRYNFGIGTGLQGCPCSFDRSCANPNGYCNCDADDFTWRTDGGLLTDKSTLPVAKIRFGDTNEDNEKGFYTLGKLECNDQVFSSCDELKSAGYVTDGYYEIYPNGKSMPTETVFCNMSHGCPVYRTGKAFYYQYRFPEIPDSVTSIEFSVKAASNAYIALSSEPNMLDAGYPLYEIGIGESNVQAVIRRCVSNTGCTMVNNAAPNMLSQGEHRVFYINFQNGHIQVGRVGAAPFAEAIDATPLLVKYVAFSTGDNIEGEWLFPQLCNGFCKYGGIRYNQLKGIMTY is encoded by the exons ATGTCCACAG GAACATCAATCATCGGTCATAATCGCGACGACAGAGGCCTTATACGTAACTCGGCATTTGACACACTACTGGTAGAATACGACGTAACATTTGACCAGATAGACGCCCTTGTCTCATTATCATCCCATTGCCAACAGCAATTGACATACGATTGTTACGGCTCGACGATGTGGGATACCACTAATGATCCATACGGCCATGTAGGATTCTGGCAATCGGACACGGGAGGAGTTCGGTATAACTTTGGTATTGGGACGGGATTGCAGGGATGTCCTTGTTCCTTTGATAGAA GTTGTGCAAATCCGAATGGGTATTGTAATTGTGATGCTGATGATTTTACTTGGAGGACCGATGGGGGACTTTTAACTGATAAATCTACTCTGCCGGTCGCAAAAATCAGATTTGGTGATACCAATGAAGATAACGAGAAAGGCTTCTACACTTTAGGAAAACTCGAATGCAATGACCAAG TGTTCAGTTCTTGTGATGAGTTAAAATCTGCAGGTTATGTGACCGATGGTTACTATGAGATATATCCCAATGGGAAATCAATGCCTACAGAAACCGTATTCTGCAATATGTCACACG GATGTCCAGTGTATCGAACTGGCAAAGCTTTCTATTATCAATACCGGTTTCCTGAAATTCCGGACTCCGTAACATCTATAGAATTTTCGGTGAAGGCGGCATCCAACGCTTACATTGCTTTGTCTTCTGAACCAAACATGCTTGACGCTGGATATCCACTGTATGAAATAG GAATAGGTGAAAGCAACGTACAGGCTGTCATACGAAGATGTGTCAGTAATACGGGATGTACCATGGTCAATAATGCAGCTCCCAATATGCTGAGTCAAGGAGAGCATCGAGTCTTCtatatcaattttcaaaatggacaCATCCAG GTCGGCAGAGTGGGAGCCGCACCATTTGCCGAAGCCATTGACGCTACACCATTACTGGTCAAGTATGTTGCTTTCTCTACCGGTGATAACATTGAAGGGGAATGGCTATTCCCCCAGCTTTGTAATGGGTTCTGTAAGTATGGTGGTATCAGGTATAACCAACTGAAGGGTATTATGACATACTGA